The segment GTGAGAAGCATGAATGTGGCAACTCCTTTGAACATAGGGGGTTCATATGAAAACGATTGTTCCTGACCCACCCGTTGAGAGCGCTGTCACCACCGCAGGCGTAGAAACCTTCCTCCAAGCCGGCACCCCACCCGTAAACCTCCTTCGCGTTCAACCCGGCATCCCGGTGGATGCTGCGTACGAGCACGTCTCGATCCTGATGGGTTACATCAGGCACCTGGTGCGTGAGGGGGACATGGAGGATGACCATAAGCTGCTCGGTGCTGCGGATTACCTCTGCGACATGGCCAACGCCTTGCTGAACGACATCGAAATCGCCAAAGGCAAGCGCCACTAGCGGAGGCCCACCGGAACCTCGGCTGCATGGATGACGATAGGGCCAGGGTGCCAAGCGGATAGGCAACCCGTTTTCAGGTACCCGCCCAGTTCTTTGAAACGGCTCGAAGACAACAGACTTCAAAATCTCAAGGCCGTGGCAGGTTCTGAAGCCATTCCCAATTCCGGCATGGCAACCCCACCCCTACGCACCAAACCTCTCTGAAATCAACAAAAGATCGCCCCCGAAAAATTGCTTATGCACAAGCGGCATCGAATGCTTGTGCTAATGGCATAACTCAGGCCTCAACCAGCCGAATTTGCGCAAATGCCTGTTTTTGCTGGTCTTGAACGTGATTTTGGAATAAGCAAATCCATCTGGATGGCCGCGTACACCAACAGGTAACCCCAAGCTTGTTCACAGACTTATCCACAGGTTGTTCTGCGGCTATCTGTCGCGCTCGGCAAGGATCATCAGGTTGCGTGGGGTAAGGGTATAGTCGCAAAACACGCCCAAACGCACGTCATAGCCCTGTTCGGTCAGAAAAAGGGCACGATCCAATGCCAGCCAGAGCTCAAGCGGGCGGCGGAACAGGTTGCGCAGGCGTTCGAGGTTGCGTACCTGCGCCAAGCGCTCCCACCCTGCCGACTCCAAGGCTGCCCAGTCGATATCCCCATGCAGGTCCAGTTGCTTGAGCGCCGCCAGGTCACGGCAATACTGCTCGAAGGGCTTGGCCAGCCAGGCCACCGGCAGCGATGGCGTAGACAGGTACTGGTCGGTCTGGCGCTGCTGGCGTTGCAGCAGGTCGAAGCCCAGGCGGCGGGCCATGGACGTGTCGCGCTGGCGGCATACGCGGGCGCCAGCGGTGACGGTTTCGCTCAAGGGCAGGCCAAGGTCATCCAGCGACAGCTGCAAGGCCGAGGCACGGGCAGCTGTGGATAACGCCTGGTTCTGGGCGGTGGCAATGCGGTTGTAGCAGCACGGGGCCACGGCCAGTTGTGGGCAGTTTTGCTGGCTGGCCAGGCGCAGCAGCTGAACATGCAGGTCGCCGCAGGCGTGCAGGGCGACCACGCTGGTGTCCGCATCCAGATGCTCGGCGCTGCCGGGGGCCATCACGTCCTGGTGGATGTGTTGCACAGGCAAGTGGTGATGGGCACTGAGGGCCTGGCCAGCAGCCACCAGCTCGGGGTCGTACTCCAGGCAGGTCAGGCGCTGGCCGGGTTGCAGCAAACGCCGGCCCAAATGGCCTTTGCCCGAACACCAGTCCAGCCAGTGACGCGAGGGTGCCCGGAAGGCGAGGTGACTGGCGAAGGCTTCGATCTGCTGCCATTTGCGGCCGGGCACATTGACGTCAAGCCGGTGCGCGGCGGCGCGGAGCGCAGAGGCTGGCAGGTTACCCAGAGCGCTGAGCGTCTGGGCGGCATCAGCCAGCTGTGGATAAGGTGCGGGCAGTGCGTGCGGGTCGACCTCACCCTCGGCATCGGCCAGGGTGTTTTGGCGCAGATGTCGCGCCAGATCCGGGTAGGTGCCTTCCCAATCCAAGCGCAGGTGGGTGAACGGCCTGGGTTTCCACAGCGCCTGATGCTCAATCAAAAACCGATCAAGCGCCTGAAAGCGTTCGAGCAGAAGGTGGCTGTGGAGGGAGGTAGGCATTGGGAGCGCTGTCGATAGAAGGTGTTCAGGCCGTGCTGTCGGCTGAACCCGCTTTCACCCTTGCATCCACATGCTAGGCAAACACGGGCCAGCCGGCTGCGGCCGGTAAAGGATCAGCGCCCCTGGCAGGCGTCCACGCGCAACCAGCGCTCCAGCAGCTTGAAGCCCTGCACCAGCATGAACGAGATCAGCAGGTAGAACAGGCCAGCGGCGAAGAAGATCTCCACCGGCAAGTACGTGCGGGCAATGATGGTCCGCGCCATGCCGGTCAGTTCCAGCAGGGTAACCGTACTGGCCAGTGCGCTGGCCTTGAGCATCAGGATCACTTCGTTGCTGTAGGCCGGTAGGCCGATGCGGGCAGCCCGGGGCAGCATGATGTAGATCAGTGTCTTGGCCCGGGACATGCCCAGCGCCCGCGCAGCCTCGATCTCGCCTTTGGGAATGGACTGCAAGGCGCCGCGCAGGATTTCGGCGATGTAGGCGGCGGTGTGCAGGGTCATGGTCAGCACGGTGCACCAGAACGGGTCGCGCAGGTACGGCCACAGCGCGCTGGCGCGCACGGCGTCGAACTGGGCCAGGCCGTAGTACACCAGAAACAACTGCACCAGCAGCGGGGTGCCGCGGAAGAAGAAGATGTAGCTGAACGGCACGGCGCGCACGTACCAGTGCCGCGATGAACGGGCGATGCCCAGCGGAATGGCCAGGATCAGGCCGGCCACGACCGCGATGGCCACCAGCTCCAGGGTCAGGGTAGCGCCCTGGGCCAGGCGTGGCAGCCACTTGATGATCACTTCCCAGTTCATTGTTCGGCCCTCGCGAAGCCGCGAGCGGCGCGTTGTTCCAGGAAATGCATGCCGGTCATGGCGATGACGGTCAGGCTGAGGTAGATGCAGGCCGCCACCATGTAGAAGGTGAACGGCTCCTTGGTCACGGTCACGCCGATCTGGGCGTGGCGCATGATTTCTTCCAGGCCGATCACCGACACCAGCGCGGTGTCCTTCATCAGGATCATGAACAGGTTGCCAAGGCCAGGCAGGGCGATGCGCCACATCTGCGGCAGGATGATCCGCGACAGGATGCGGCCCTTGGACATGCCCAGCGCCAGCCCGGCTTCGCGGTGGCCTTTGGGGATGGCCAAGATGGCGCCCCGGAACACTTCGGTGGCGTAGGCGCCAAAACACAGGCCAAGGGCAATGACGCCAGCGGCAAAGGCGCTGAGCTCAAGGCCGGGCATGTGCAGGGCTTCACCCAGGGCGTTCATCAGGCCCACGGTGCCGAAGTAGATCAGCAGCACCCACAGCAGTTCGGGAATGCCCCGTACCAGGGTCGAGTAGAAACCGCCAAGCCACTGCAACGGCTTGATCGGGGAAGTCTTGGCCAGGGCGCCGAGCAGGCCCAGCACCAGCCCTAACAGCAAGGCGCACAGCGCCAGTTTTACGGTCATCAGGGTGCCGGCCATCATGGCCGGACCGAATCCGTGCAAGTCGATATTCATGGGCAGGTCATTCTAGGGAGTGGCGCGCCACCGGGGCGCGCCAATCGGGGCGGATCATTCGATGCTGAACGGGAAGTACTTGTCGTTGATCTTCTTGTACGTACCGTCGGCCTTGATTTCGGCCAGGGCCTTGTTCAGGTCGTCGCGCAGCTTGGTGTCACCCTTGCGCACGGCGATGCCGATCTTGTCGCTGTCCATCACCGGCTCGCCCTTGAACTCGTAGTTCATGCCATCCTTGCTCTTGAGCCACTCGTATTGCACGTACTTGTCGGCCAGGATGCCGTCGATACGGCCGGAGACCAGGTCCAGGTAGGCGTTTTCCTGGGTGTCGTACAGCTTGATGTCCACACCGCTGTAGTTGTCTTCCAGGTAGGTGCCGGCCAGGGTGGCGCGCTGGGTGCCGATGACCTTGCCCTTGAGCGAGTCCTTGTCAGTCTTGAAGTCGACGTTCTTCGGCGCGATGAACTGCAGCTTGTTGGAGTAGTACGGGTCGGTGAAGTCCACCGCCTGCTTGCGCTCGTCGGTGATCGACAGCGACGAGATCAGGAAGTCGAACTTCTTGGCGTTCAAGGCCGGGATGATGCCGTCCCAGTCGGAGGTGACGACCGAGCACTCGACCTTCATCTTGGCGCACAGGGCATCACCGATGTCCTTGTCGAAACCGACGACGTTGCCGCTGGCGTCCTTGTTGTTGAACGGTGGGTAGGCGGCTTCGATACCCATGCGCAGTTTTTCCGCGGCCATGGCATTGGCCGACATCACTAGGGTGGCAGCGGCTGCCAGGAGAAACTTCTTGTAGGTGTGCATGTATTGCTCCGTTAGCGGTGGCTGGACATGAATTGCTTGCAACGCGCCGAGGTCGGGTTCTCGAAGACCTGCTGCGGCGATCCCTGCTCTTCGACCAGGCCCTGGTGCAGGAAGACCACTTCACTGGACACCTGGCGGGCAAAGTTCATCTCGTGCGTCACCAGCAGCATGGTACGGCCTTCGTCGGCCAATGCGCGGATAACGTTAAGCACTTCCTGGACCATTTCCGGATCGAGGGCCGAGGTGGGCTCGTCGAACAGGATGACCTTGGGCTTCATGGCCAGGGTACGGGCAATGGCGGCGCGCTGCTGCTGGCCACCGGAAAGCTGGGCGGGGTAGCTGTGGCGCTTGTCGTAGATCCCCACCTTGTTGAGCAGCGCTTCGGCTGCCTCGACGGCCTCGGCCTTGCTTTGGCCAAGTACGCGGCGTGGGGCTTCGATGATGTTGTCGAGGATCGACATGTGCGGCCACAGGTTGAAGTTCTGGAAGACGAAGCCGATTTCGCTGCGCAGGCGGTTGATCTGGCGGTTGTCGGCAGCCATCAGGTCGCCGTTCTTCGCCGCCTTGAGCTTGAGGGCTTCCCCGGCCACGAGGATTTCGCCCTGGTGCGGGTTTTCCAGCAGGTTGATGCAGCGCAGCAGGGTGGACTTGCCGGAGCCGGACGACCCCAGGATGGAGATCACGTCACCGTCGCGTGCGGTCAGCGAAATGCCCTTGAGAATTTCCTGCTCGCCATAGCGTTTATGCAGGTTGCGGATTTCCAGCGCGGGCGTGGCCTGAGCCATGTGCGGTCCTCATGTGTTCGGGTGCGTTCCCAGCTGTTGGCGGCCTTCCTGGCGTGCGCCAAGCTAGCATAGCGGCATTATGACGGCCAACAGGGTCGCCGGGCACTCTGGGCATTGGTGGGGCAGTTTGTCGCATCGTTGCAGCGCAACGTCGCGCAGATGTCCACAAGGGAGGTTGCCCGGCACCAGAGCCATGATGAAAAAAGGCGCGATGGTGCCAGTTTTGACGGTTCCAGGGAAGCGCTTTCGGACCATGTGCCCGTGAAACCTGACTGTCCGGGCAGCCTGTCCAGCCACCCTGGTGCAGCCTTTTTGACCGCCGCCTTGGCCTAGGGTTGTACCGAAGGGTTGCGCCCTGTTTGCATTGTGATGGTGCGCAGGTGTTACCGAGGGGCACCTTTGGTGCATTTGTAAGTGAGTATTTCGGTAATGAGCGCTTTTCATGGCTAATCGGCCACGCGGTGGCGTTTTTTGCCCTAGCCCCCGCCGTTGTTGGTCTTGAGAGTGGTCTGGTCGAGCGCGCGTAGCACATGGCGCGGTTATTGCCAGTCTCCAATCAAGGGTTGCCGCTGTGCATGCTCCAGACGCGAGCCGCGCATCTGCAACCGACGTGATCTACTCCTTGCAAAGGTAGTTTTATGAGCGGCAACAATTCCAATGACCTCGCTCAGGGGCTTAAACAACGGCATGTGACCATGCTGTCCATCGCTGGCGTCATCGGCGCAGGCCTGTTCGTCGGTTCCGGCCACGCCATTGCAGCGGCGGGCCCGGCGGTGCTGCTGGCCTATGCAGCTGCCGGTACGCTGGTGGTGCTGGTCATGCGTATGCTCGGTGAAATGGCAGTGGCCTCACCCGACACCGGTTCGTTCTCCACCTACGCCGACCGCGCCATCGGGCGCTGGGCAGGGTTCACGATCGGTTGGTTGTACTGGTGGTTCTGGGTGTTGGTCATTCCGCTGGAAGCCAACGCCGCTGCAGCCATCCTGCATGCCTGGTTCCCGGCCGTGGACCTGTGGGCATTCTCCCTGCTGATCACCTTGGCGCTGACCGTGACCAACCTGTTCAGCGTGAAGAATTACGGTGAGTTCGAGTTCTGGTTCGCCCTGCTCAAGGTGTTGGCCATCATCGCGTTCATCGTGGTCGGTTGCGTGGCCATGTTCGGCCTGGTACCCACCAGCCAGGTCAGCGGTGCCAGCCACCTGTTCGACACCCAGGGCTTCATGCCCAACGGCCTTGGCGCCGTGCTGGCTGCCATGCTGACGACCATGTTCTCGTTCATGGGCACCGAGATCGTCACCATCGCCGCTGCCGAGTCCAAGGACCCGGGCAAGCAGATCAGCCGCGCCACCAACTCGGTGATCTGGCGGATCTGCCTGTTCTACCTGGTGTCGATCTTCCTGGTCGTGGCGTTGGTGCCATGGAATGACCCGGCGCTGGCCGAAGTCGGCTCGTACCAGACCGTACTCAGCCGCATCGGTGTGCCCAATGCCAAGCTGATCGTCGATATCGTGGTACTGATCGCCGTGACCAGCTGCCTGAACTCGGCGCTGTACACCTCCTCGCGCATGCTGTTCTCGCTGAGCAAGCGTGGCGATGCCCCGGCGATGGCCCAGCGCACCACCAAGGCGGCTACGCCTTACGTGGCGGTGTTGCTGTCCACTGCGGCGGCGTTCCTGTGCGTCTTCGCCAACTTCCTCGCGCCGGCCCAAGTCTTCGAGTTCCTGCTGGCAAGCTCTGGCGCCATCGCGTTGCTGGTGTACCTGGTGATTGCCGTTTCGCAACTGCGCATGC is part of the Pseudomonas parafulva genome and harbors:
- a CDS encoding DUF3077 domain-containing protein, whose amino-acid sequence is MKTIVPDPPVESAVTTAGVETFLQAGTPPVNLLRVQPGIPVDAAYEHVSILMGYIRHLVREGDMEDDHKLLGAADYLCDMANALLNDIEIAKGKRH
- a CDS encoding methyltransferase — protein: MPTSLHSHLLLERFQALDRFLIEHQALWKPRPFTHLRLDWEGTYPDLARHLRQNTLADAEGEVDPHALPAPYPQLADAAQTLSALGNLPASALRAAAHRLDVNVPGRKWQQIEAFASHLAFRAPSRHWLDWCSGKGHLGRRLLQPGQRLTCLEYDPELVAAGQALSAHHHLPVQHIHQDVMAPGSAEHLDADTSVVALHACGDLHVQLLRLASQQNCPQLAVAPCCYNRIATAQNQALSTAARASALQLSLDDLGLPLSETVTAGARVCRQRDTSMARRLGFDLLQRQQRQTDQYLSTPSLPVAWLAKPFEQYCRDLAALKQLDLHGDIDWAALESAGWERLAQVRNLERLRNLFRRPLELWLALDRALFLTEQGYDVRLGVFCDYTLTPRNLMILAERDR
- a CDS encoding ABC transporter permease — encoded protein: MNWEVIIKWLPRLAQGATLTLELVAIAVVAGLILAIPLGIARSSRHWYVRAVPFSYIFFFRGTPLLVQLFLVYYGLAQFDAVRASALWPYLRDPFWCTVLTMTLHTAAYIAEILRGALQSIPKGEIEAARALGMSRAKTLIYIMLPRAARIGLPAYSNEVILMLKASALASTVTLLELTGMARTIIARTYLPVEIFFAAGLFYLLISFMLVQGFKLLERWLRVDACQGR
- a CDS encoding ABC transporter permease → MNIDLHGFGPAMMAGTLMTVKLALCALLLGLVLGLLGALAKTSPIKPLQWLGGFYSTLVRGIPELLWVLLIYFGTVGLMNALGEALHMPGLELSAFAAGVIALGLCFGAYATEVFRGAILAIPKGHREAGLALGMSKGRILSRIILPQMWRIALPGLGNLFMILMKDTALVSVIGLEEIMRHAQIGVTVTKEPFTFYMVAACIYLSLTVIAMTGMHFLEQRAARGFARAEQ
- a CDS encoding ABC transporter substrate-binding protein codes for the protein MHTYKKFLLAAAATLVMSANAMAAEKLRMGIEAAYPPFNNKDASGNVVGFDKDIGDALCAKMKVECSVVTSDWDGIIPALNAKKFDFLISSLSITDERKQAVDFTDPYYSNKLQFIAPKNVDFKTDKDSLKGKVIGTQRATLAGTYLEDNYSGVDIKLYDTQENAYLDLVSGRIDGILADKYVQYEWLKSKDGMNYEFKGEPVMDSDKIGIAVRKGDTKLRDDLNKALAEIKADGTYKKINDKYFPFSIE
- a CDS encoding ABC transporter ATP-binding protein, whose protein sequence is MAQATPALEIRNLHKRYGEQEILKGISLTARDGDVISILGSSGSGKSTLLRCINLLENPHQGEILVAGEALKLKAAKNGDLMAADNRQINRLRSEIGFVFQNFNLWPHMSILDNIIEAPRRVLGQSKAEAVEAAEALLNKVGIYDKRHSYPAQLSGGQQQRAAIARTLAMKPKVILFDEPTSALDPEMVQEVLNVIRALADEGRTMLLVTHEMNFARQVSSEVVFLHQGLVEEQGSPQQVFENPTSARCKQFMSSHR
- the gabP gene encoding GABA permease, with amino-acid sequence MSGNNSNDLAQGLKQRHVTMLSIAGVIGAGLFVGSGHAIAAAGPAVLLAYAAAGTLVVLVMRMLGEMAVASPDTGSFSTYADRAIGRWAGFTIGWLYWWFWVLVIPLEANAAAAILHAWFPAVDLWAFSLLITLALTVTNLFSVKNYGEFEFWFALLKVLAIIAFIVVGCVAMFGLVPTSQVSGASHLFDTQGFMPNGLGAVLAAMLTTMFSFMGTEIVTIAAAESKDPGKQISRATNSVIWRICLFYLVSIFLVVALVPWNDPALAEVGSYQTVLSRIGVPNAKLIVDIVVLIAVTSCLNSALYTSSRMLFSLSKRGDAPAMAQRTTKAATPYVAVLLSTAAAFLCVFANFLAPAQVFEFLLASSGAIALLVYLVIAVSQLRMRAKREASGEQIAFKMWLFPGLTWATIAFIVAVLGVMALREDHRIEIIATALLSIAVVAAGLLVHRKREAGGQAAVVK